In one window of Methanoculleus chikugoensis DNA:
- a CDS encoding HEAT repeat domain-containing protein: MQRRDIPAGEKQYDVEHLASRQDVDSLIEALQSGDPTARRSAALGLGALGEWRGVDPLIRALTDPVQDVREGAANALVMVGTPAVEPLIDLLERPGAGAAYGVPRESADQGITQVDLLGGPEGIPPEKRRLRHGSGITQHDVLGGPEDIRKAGAGASRDTEQEITQHDLLGGPGDVGTRKSLRHRELAQHDLLGGPEDAREHERLFPGARWAGVVPEEVTPGTALRRAYAAVILGEIADPRAEGALSRALSDTDPGVRRSAEDGMARFRERRGEATPVPPASR, translated from the coding sequence GTGCAGAGAAGGGATATTCCAGCAGGGGAGAAGCAGTATGATGTCGAGCATCTGGCATCGAGACAGGACGTCGACAGCCTGATCGAGGCGTTGCAGAGCGGCGATCCGACCGCCCGCCGGAGCGCCGCCCTCGGCCTCGGCGCGCTCGGGGAATGGCGGGGAGTGGATCCCCTCATCCGGGCGCTCACCGATCCGGTGCAGGACGTCCGGGAGGGAGCGGCGAACGCGCTCGTCATGGTCGGAACACCGGCGGTCGAACCGCTGATCGACCTCCTTGAACGTCCCGGGGCCGGGGCGGCCTACGGGGTGCCGCGGGAGTCGGCCGACCAGGGCATCACCCAGGTCGACCTCCTCGGCGGGCCCGAGGGGATACCCCCCGAAAAGAGGAGGCTCCGGCACGGGAGCGGGATCACCCAGCACGACGTACTCGGGGGGCCGGAGGATATCAGGAAGGCGGGAGCAGGAGCGTCCCGCGACACGGAGCAGGAGATTACCCAGCACGATCTCCTCGGCGGGCCGGGGGATGTGGGGACGAGAAAGAGCCTCCGGCACCGCGAACTCGCCCAGCACGATCTCCTTGGCGGCCCGGAGGATGCGAGGGAGCACGAGCGGCTCTTCCCCGGAGCGAGGTGGGCCGGCGTCGTGCCGGAGGAGGTCACTCCCGGCACGGCGCTGCGCCGGGCCTACGCCGCCGTCATCCTCGGCGAGATCGCCGATCCGCGGGCGGAAGGGGCGCTCAGCCGGGCGCTCTCCGACACCGATCCCGGCGTCCGGAGGTCGGCCGAGGACGGGATGGCGCGGTTCCGGGAGAGGCGGGGTGAGGCTACGCCCGTCCCGCCGGCATCGCGTTGA
- a CDS encoding HEAT repeat domain-containing protein — protein MEQGRRFNIDRLRAEEDVNGLVEAIESDDGLTRQRAALALGDFGGAEAVGPLIRALGDPLTAVREAAADSLTLLGSPAVGPLVELLDNPEAAGRYDKPGAAAGPTTVTGPGGRTWEIATGRDLRRVYAAAILGEISDPAAVEPLVRALKDASDDLRCQASGALPKFGSGAVEPLTAMLADADTDVRIVAAGVLGDTGNPAAVEPLIGALRDENVDVRGAAGGALFRMGDAAVEPLIAATKDADRNVRLYAAGALKYIGNPRAIDALQDLARNGDTEERSVAQDAIEAIRMVSGKGAPEPSPPTSR, from the coding sequence TTGGAGCAAGGGAGACGGTTCAACATCGATCGCCTGCGGGCCGAGGAGGACGTAAACGGCCTGGTCGAGGCGATCGAGAGCGATGACGGCCTGACCCGCCAGCGGGCCGCCCTGGCGCTCGGGGACTTCGGCGGTGCCGAAGCGGTCGGGCCGCTCATCCGGGCGCTTGGCGACCCGCTGACGGCGGTGCGGGAGGCGGCGGCGGACTCGCTCACGCTGCTCGGGAGCCCGGCGGTCGGGCCGCTGGTCGAACTCCTCGATAACCCGGAGGCGGCGGGGAGGTACGACAAGCCGGGGGCCGCCGCCGGCCCGACGACCGTGACCGGCCCCGGGGGCCGGACCTGGGAGATCGCGACCGGGAGGGACCTCCGCCGGGTCTACGCGGCCGCCATCCTCGGCGAGATCAGCGACCCTGCCGCGGTCGAGCCCCTCGTCCGGGCGCTCAAGGATGCAAGCGACGACCTCCGGTGCCAGGCGTCCGGGGCGCTCCCGAAGTTCGGGAGCGGGGCGGTGGAGCCGCTCACGGCGATGCTCGCCGATGCCGACACGGACGTCCGGATCGTCGCGGCCGGCGTCCTCGGCGATACCGGCAACCCGGCTGCGGTCGAGCCCCTCATCGGGGCGCTCCGGGACGAGAACGTCGATGTCCGGGGGGCGGCGGGAGGCGCCCTCTTTCGGATGGGCGATGCCGCGGTCGAGCCGCTGATCGCGGCGACGAAGGACGCCGACAGGAACGTCCGGCTCTATGCGGCGGGAGCGCTCAAGTACATCGGCAACCCGCGGGCAATCGACGCGCTCCAGGATCTCGCCCGGAACGGGGATACGGAGGAGAGGAGCGTCGCGCAGGACGCGATCGAGGCGATCCGGATGGTCAGTGGGAAGGGCGCGCCGGAGCCTTCGCCGCCGACCTCCCGATAA
- the hisD gene encoding histidinol dehydrogenase, translating into MWQALDIETWIAGRRSDLDRVKGPVSDIIGRVREQGDAALLDLTKKFDGIDLAEIAVSEEEREAAYDEVDAQLVASLVEAEERISRFHELQRGRDLWLQEVEPGITLGVKTTPLSRVGAYVPGGRAAYPSTALMCTIPAKVAGVAEICCCTPPPVNPITLVALDIAGVDEVYRVGGAQAIAAMALGTDTVPRVEKIVGPGNVYVTAAKMLLRDAAEIDFPAGPSEIAILADGTANPTFVAADVLAQAEHDPNAACVLVTTDATLADRVGAEVKRMAASAQRREIVEKALEHSGYIVVRDLDEGVATVDGIAPEHLSVQVADPLAVLNRIRSAGSIFVGPYAAVACGDYASGTNHVLPTAGYASLYSGLDVNHFCRRSTVQVITREGLEAIGDVVEMIADAEGLHAHAESVRVRRRG; encoded by the coding sequence ATGTGGCAGGCGCTGGATATCGAGACCTGGATCGCGGGACGGCGGTCGGATCTTGACCGGGTGAAGGGACCGGTCTCCGATATTATCGGGAGGGTGCGGGAGCAGGGCGATGCCGCCCTGCTCGACCTGACGAAGAAGTTCGACGGGATCGATCTCGCGGAGATCGCCGTCAGCGAGGAGGAGCGGGAGGCGGCCTACGACGAGGTGGATGCGCAGCTGGTCGCGAGCCTCGTGGAGGCGGAGGAGCGGATCAGCCGGTTTCATGAACTGCAACGCGGTCGCGATCTCTGGCTGCAGGAAGTGGAGCCCGGGATCACCCTCGGCGTCAAGACGACTCCCTTATCCCGGGTCGGGGCTTACGTCCCCGGCGGGCGGGCGGCATACCCCTCGACGGCGCTGATGTGCACGATCCCGGCGAAGGTCGCGGGGGTCGCGGAGATCTGCTGCTGCACCCCGCCGCCGGTCAATCCGATCACCCTCGTCGCGCTCGACATCGCCGGGGTCGACGAGGTCTATCGGGTCGGGGGAGCCCAGGCAATCGCGGCGATGGCGCTCGGGACCGATACGGTCCCGCGGGTGGAGAAGATCGTCGGCCCGGGGAACGTCTACGTCACCGCGGCGAAGATGCTTCTCCGCGACGCAGCCGAGATCGACTTCCCGGCGGGCCCGAGCGAGATCGCGATCCTCGCCGATGGGACGGCGAACCCGACGTTCGTCGCGGCCGACGTTCTCGCCCAGGCCGAGCACGACCCGAACGCCGCCTGCGTCCTCGTAACCACCGACGCGACCCTCGCCGACCGTGTCGGTGCCGAGGTGAAGCGGATGGCGGCGAGTGCACAGCGCCGCGAGATCGTGGAGAAGGCGCTTGAGCACTCCGGCTACATCGTGGTCCGCGACCTCGACGAGGGGGTGGCGACGGTCGACGGCATCGCCCCTGAGCACCTCTCCGTCCAGGTGGCCGACCCGCTTGCCGTCCTCAACCGGATCCGGAGCGCCGGGTCGATCTTCGTCGGCCCCTACGCGGCGGTGGCCTGCGGCGACTACGCCTCGGGGACGAACCATGTCCTCCCGACGGCAGGCTATGCCAGCCTCTACTCCGGCCTCGACGTGAACCACTTCTGCCGGCGCTCGACGGTGCAGGTGATCACGCGGGAGGGGCTCGAGGCCATCGGCGACGTGGTGGAGATGATCGCCGACGCGGAGGGGCTCCACGCCCACGCGGAGTCGGTGCGGGTAAGGAGAAGGGGATAA
- a CDS encoding substrate-binding domain-containing protein: protein MRSRSWMSLAGIMVVLLAACAVSVTAQEAADPGVLRIATTTSLYDTGLLDQLETMYENTSGVDVQITAQGTGQSLDTARRGDVDMVLVHSPSLEQQFIDEGYGINERCFAYNNFLIVGPESDPAGIANMTPVEAFQAVYTAGTNNTPGVAFVSRGDESGTHTREKEIWTAAGYNYTQEIQDSGNWYLETGSGMGETLTVANQKNAYTLSDIGTFLAFEKQLNLIPLVTEGDQLLNRYSAIAVNPEKVPGVNINEANNFTNWITSNDTKEFIGNFGVEEFGQPLFVPLYAPECTEPPFNCTCAEPVPTPA from the coding sequence ATGAGATCGAGATCATGGATGTCCCTGGCGGGCATCATGGTAGTGCTGCTCGCAGCATGCGCCGTCTCCGTTACAGCACAGGAGGCAGCAGATCCGGGCGTGCTCCGGATAGCAACGACGACGAGCCTGTACGATACAGGCCTTCTTGATCAACTCGAGACGATGTATGAGAACACGTCCGGTGTTGACGTGCAGATCACCGCCCAGGGCACAGGCCAGTCACTCGATACCGCGCGACGCGGCGATGTTGACATGGTGCTCGTCCATTCGCCGTCGCTTGAGCAGCAGTTCATCGACGAAGGCTACGGCATCAATGAGCGGTGCTTCGCCTACAACAACTTCCTTATCGTCGGGCCCGAGTCCGACCCGGCGGGGATCGCGAACATGACCCCGGTGGAGGCCTTCCAGGCGGTCTACACCGCCGGCACGAACAACACGCCGGGCGTGGCGTTCGTCTCCCGTGGTGACGAATCCGGTACCCACACCCGGGAGAAGGAGATCTGGACGGCAGCCGGCTACAATTACACCCAGGAGATCCAGGACTCCGGGAACTGGTACCTCGAGACCGGGAGCGGCATGGGAGAGACCCTGACCGTCGCCAACCAGAAGAACGCCTACACGCTCTCCGACATCGGGACATTCCTTGCCTTCGAGAAGCAGTTGAACCTCATACCGCTTGTCACCGAGGGCGACCAGCTCCTGAACCGCTACAGCGCAATTGCAGTCAACCCCGAGAAAGTGCCGGGCGTCAACATCAATGAGGCTAACAACTTCACCAACTGGATCACCTCTAATGACACGAAGGAGTTCATCGGGAACTTCGGCGTTGAGGAATTCGGTCAGCCGCTCTTTGTGCCGCTCTACGCACCGGAGTGCACGGAGCCGCCGTTCAACTGCACCTGCGCGGAGCCGGTGCCCACGCCCGCGTGA
- a CDS encoding ABC transporter permease, which produces MVNGNPIVEGFIEAIELIIALDPQVVEITIRSLYVSLTATFFAALIALPLGALIYFYEFRGKHAVVSTLQTLYALPTVIVGLVMFLMLSNIGPFGFLRLLYTPGGMIATQTVLIIPLLMGLTVSALSGIDRDKRYTITALGASRLQTVMTIISEARFAVMAGVLLGFGRAISEVGTVMIVGGNIRGATRVLTTAIALNTSMANYSMSIALGIILLAVALGVNLALSLVQRR; this is translated from the coding sequence GTGGTGAACGGGAACCCGATCGTCGAGGGGTTCATCGAGGCCATCGAGCTCATCATCGCCCTCGACCCCCAGGTGGTCGAGATCACCATCCGGTCGCTCTACGTCTCCCTCACCGCCACCTTCTTTGCCGCGCTGATCGCCCTGCCGCTCGGGGCGCTGATCTACTTCTACGAGTTCCGGGGGAAGCATGCGGTCGTCTCCACGCTGCAGACGCTGTATGCGCTCCCGACGGTCATCGTCGGCCTGGTCATGTTCCTGATGCTCTCGAACATCGGCCCCTTTGGGTTCCTCCGCCTCCTTTATACTCCCGGCGGCATGATCGCCACCCAGACGGTTCTCATCATACCGCTCCTGATGGGGCTGACGGTCTCGGCGCTCTCCGGGATCGACCGGGACAAGCGCTACACGATCACCGCCCTCGGCGCGAGCAGGCTCCAGACGGTCATGACGATCATATCGGAGGCACGGTTCGCGGTCATGGCCGGCGTCCTCCTGGGGTTCGGGCGGGCGATCTCCGAGGTTGGGACGGTGATGATCGTCGGCGGGAACATCCGGGGCGCCACCCGCGTCCTCACCACGGCGATCGCGCTCAACACGTCGATGGCAAACTACTCCATGTCGATCGCACTCGGGATCATCCTCCTTGCGGTGGCGCTCGGGGTGAATCTCGCGCTATCCCTGGTGCAGAGGCGGTGA
- a CDS encoding ABC transporter ATP-binding protein: protein MAIIEAQGIRKSYGSLLALHDVDIAVEEGEILALIGPSGSGKSTLLRVLDLIEPATEGELSIFGIDVVEERGRWLDLRRRMGMLFQRPIVFNASVYDNVAMGLRYRRASGDEIDRRVREALEAVGLSRYTRSRATDLSGGEQQRVALSRVLVTDPEVLFLDEPTANLDPTSTATIEEIVVRLNREAGMTVLISTHDLAQGQRLAHRVGVMIEGTIAQTGPSSDVFRAPKDRRIARFVGVQNIIPGRVVSRSEGLTTVEVGGRQILSATPPPADEVEMVIRGEDVSLHRREPMHEEAENLFPAMVTRIEPAAPFVNVTVRCGCDLVALVTARRADALGLREGMEVWVSLQAKAVHLIPREER, encoded by the coding sequence ATGGCGATCATAGAGGCACAGGGCATACGGAAGTCCTACGGCAGCCTCCTGGCCCTGCACGACGTCGACATCGCGGTTGAGGAAGGAGAGATCCTGGCACTCATCGGCCCGAGCGGCTCCGGGAAGAGCACGCTTCTCCGCGTCCTCGACCTGATCGAGCCCGCAACCGAGGGAGAACTCTCCATTTTCGGTATCGATGTGGTCGAGGAGCGCGGCCGGTGGCTCGATCTCCGCCGCCGGATGGGAATGCTCTTTCAGCGGCCGATCGTCTTCAACGCATCGGTCTACGACAACGTCGCGATGGGGCTCCGGTACCGGCGGGCTTCCGGCGACGAGATCGACCGGAGGGTGAGGGAGGCCCTCGAAGCCGTCGGACTCTCCCGCTACACGAGGAGCCGGGCGACCGACCTCTCCGGCGGCGAGCAGCAGCGGGTGGCGTTATCGAGGGTGCTCGTGACCGACCCGGAGGTCCTTTTCCTGGACGAGCCGACCGCAAATCTGGATCCGACATCGACTGCGACCATCGAGGAGATCGTGGTGCGGCTCAACCGCGAGGCCGGGATGACCGTCCTCATAAGCACCCACGACCTCGCGCAGGGGCAGCGGCTCGCCCACCGGGTCGGGGTGATGATCGAGGGGACGATCGCCCAGACGGGGCCCTCCAGCGACGTATTCCGCGCACCGAAGGATCGGAGGATCGCCCGGTTCGTGGGCGTCCAGAACATCATCCCCGGCCGGGTCGTCTCCCGGAGCGAGGGGCTCACCACGGTGGAGGTGGGCGGGAGGCAGATCCTCTCGGCGACCCCGCCGCCCGCCGACGAAGTCGAGATGGTCATCCGGGGCGAAGACGTCTCCCTGCACCGGAGGGAACCCATGCACGAGGAGGCGGAGAACCTCTTCCCGGCCATGGTCACCCGCATCGAACCTGCGGCGCCGTTCGTAAACGTGACGGTCCGTTGCGGGTGCGATCTCGTCGCACTCGTGACGGCGAGACGGGCGGATGCCCTCGGACTTCGTGAGGGGATGGAGGTCTGGGTCTCCCTCCAGGCGAAGGCGGTCCACCTCATCCCGCGGGAAGAGCGCTGA
- the wtpA gene encoding tungstate ABC transporter substrate-binding protein WtpA translates to MKKTHFLALIGLIVAAAVLFCGCTGTTDDQTTTPTPTATVAEDVQVKVFHAGSLTGPFEKVKAAFEAEHPGVTVLLEPAGSVDCIKKVTENGKPADVLASADYALIPEMMLPDHADWYLTFAKNRMVLTYTNESKYADEITAENWYEILDRDGVRWGFSDPNSDPCGYRTPMVLQLAETYYKNDRIFETLVSEHSNITVTEENGTYTIHAADPEPDNVTLTIRPKADELVKMVKSGDLDYAWEYRSVAVQNDLSFLELPEEIDLSAVAFADNYATVRTEAKKGDGTTLYAGSPIVYGVTVPKIAEHPDLGVAFVEMLINATGQEILTADGQPPIVPAGGYGSVPDALQSLVEMQE, encoded by the coding sequence ATGAAAAAAACCCATTTTTTGGCTCTTATCGGCCTCATCGTCGCTGCCGCAGTCCTGTTCTGCGGCTGCACGGGGACAACCGACGACCAGACGACGACCCCCACGCCGACGGCAACCGTCGCCGAAGACGTCCAGGTGAAGGTCTTCCACGCCGGGAGCCTGACCGGACCGTTTGAGAAGGTGAAAGCTGCGTTCGAAGCCGAACATCCCGGCGTCACCGTGCTCCTCGAGCCCGCCGGCAGTGTCGACTGCATCAAGAAGGTGACCGAAAACGGCAAGCCCGCCGATGTCCTCGCTTCGGCCGACTACGCCCTCATCCCGGAGATGATGCTGCCCGATCACGCCGACTGGTATCTCACGTTCGCGAAGAACCGGATGGTGCTCACCTACACGAACGAGAGCAAATACGCCGACGAGATCACCGCCGAGAACTGGTATGAGATCCTCGACCGCGACGGCGTCCGGTGGGGATTCTCCGACCCGAACTCCGATCCCTGCGGCTACCGCACCCCGATGGTGCTCCAGCTCGCCGAGACCTACTACAAGAACGACCGGATCTTCGAGACCCTTGTCAGCGAGCACAGCAACATCACCGTCACCGAAGAGAACGGCACCTACACGATCCACGCCGCCGACCCGGAGCCCGACAACGTCACCCTGACGATCCGCCCGAAAGCCGACGAACTCGTCAAGATGGTCAAATCGGGCGACCTTGACTACGCCTGGGAGTACCGGAGCGTTGCCGTCCAGAACGACCTCTCGTTCCTCGAACTCCCCGAGGAGATCGACCTCTCGGCCGTCGCATTTGCGGATAACTACGCGACCGTCCGGACCGAGGCGAAGAAGGGCGACGGCACGACGCTTTATGCAGGCTCGCCGATCGTCTACGGCGTGACCGTCCCGAAGATCGCGGAGCACCCCGACCTTGGCGTTGCATTCGTCGAGATGCTGATCAACGCCACCGGCCAGGAGATCCTCACCGCCGACGGCCAGCCCCCGATCGTGCCTGCGGGCGGCTACGGCAGCGTCCCCGACGCCCTCCAATCGCTTGTCGAGATGCAGGAATAA
- a CDS encoding SemiSWEET family sugar transporter, giving the protein MDTVTVLGLLAGSLTTLSFAPQAVRAWRTRSTADLSLSMLIVLLAGVLLWLAYGVVRGDPAIVAANAATAVLVGLTLLVKQSG; this is encoded by the coding sequence ATGGACACCGTCACCGTACTCGGCCTTCTCGCCGGATCGCTCACGACGCTCTCGTTCGCGCCGCAGGCCGTCCGGGCGTGGCGCACGCGGTCGACCGCCGACCTCTCGCTTTCGATGCTCATCGTCCTCCTCGCGGGCGTCCTGCTCTGGCTCGCCTACGGGGTGGTGAGGGGGGATCCCGCCATCGTGGCGGCGAACGCAGCCACCGCAGTCCTGGTCGGGCTCACCCTCCTGGTCAAGCAGAGCGGATGA
- a CDS encoding putative sulfate/molybdate transporter, giving the protein MAENSETEERGVRITLEEIAGAVGDFGTIFPILLGVAIVCPDVNVSHFFLFVAAWFIITGLYYRLPIPIEPMKAIGAVVIAEGLCAGEIVASGIVVGVLFLAIGLVGGMAWLEGRIPRSVIRGVQAGLALLLLRTSLGYIVVDTLVAVLAIAVIVAFFIASQRTRIPDISALLVLIIGLAVGISAQGMPPFRLMPLPALVLPMPSDFIAGTWALVLPQIPLTIANAILATSLLTYDLFPKKGVDPDRLSRTIGAMNLVSTPLGGFPMCHGAGGLAAMYRFGARTGGANIVAGIFILIFAVAFAPPEVLTLIPLGIFGALLVFVALELGKHSIKTESYLVTAVIAVLTLAVGLTVAFIVGMVLAYAVERRKSAGTPGP; this is encoded by the coding sequence ATGGCGGAGAACAGCGAAACGGAGGAACGGGGTGTCCGGATCACCCTCGAGGAGATCGCCGGAGCGGTCGGCGACTTCGGCACCATATTCCCCATCCTGCTCGGCGTCGCGATCGTCTGCCCGGACGTGAACGTCAGCCACTTCTTCCTCTTCGTCGCCGCCTGGTTCATCATCACCGGGCTCTACTACCGCCTTCCCATCCCCATCGAGCCGATGAAGGCGATCGGCGCCGTCGTCATCGCGGAAGGCCTCTGTGCCGGCGAGATCGTGGCCTCGGGAATCGTCGTCGGGGTGCTCTTCCTCGCGATCGGCCTCGTCGGCGGGATGGCCTGGCTTGAAGGCCGGATCCCGAGAAGCGTCATCCGCGGCGTCCAGGCAGGCCTCGCGCTCCTCCTCCTCCGGACGTCGCTCGGCTACATCGTCGTCGACACGCTCGTCGCAGTGCTCGCGATCGCGGTCATCGTTGCCTTCTTCATCGCGTCGCAACGCACCCGGATCCCGGACATCTCCGCCCTCCTCGTCCTCATCATCGGGCTTGCCGTCGGGATCTCCGCGCAGGGGATGCCGCCGTTCCGCCTGATGCCCCTCCCCGCCCTCGTCCTCCCGATGCCGTCGGACTTCATCGCCGGCACCTGGGCCCTCGTCCTCCCGCAGATACCGCTCACGATAGCGAACGCCATCCTCGCGACGTCCCTCCTCACCTACGACCTCTTCCCGAAGAAGGGCGTCGACCCCGACCGGCTCTCGCGGACGATCGGGGCGATGAACCTCGTCTCGACGCCGCTCGGCGGGTTTCCGATGTGCCACGGCGCCGGGGGGCTCGCCGCGATGTACCGGTTCGGCGCGAGGACCGGCGGGGCGAACATCGTCGCCGGGATCTTCATCCTCATCTTCGCCGTCGCCTTCGCCCCGCCGGAGGTCCTGACCCTCATCCCCCTGGGGATCTTCGGCGCGCTCCTGGTCTTCGTGGCGCTCGAACTCGGGAAGCATAGCATCAAGACGGAGTCCTACCTGGTCACGGCGGTCATCGCCGTCCTCACCCTCGCGGTCGGCCTCACGGTCGCCTTCATCGTCGGGATGGTCCTGGCCTACGCCGTCGAGCGGCGGAAGAGTGCGGGAACACCCGGTCCCTGA
- the tsaA gene encoding tRNA (N6-threonylcarbamoyladenosine(37)-N6)-methyltransferase TrmO: protein METATYRIIGTIRSPFTDGDTTPIQSIFSEAEGTIEVAPGYADGLEGLDGFSHIYLLYHFHRVNGFSLRQRPFADGSRERGIFAIRHCNRPNPIGISLVEVIAVEGSTVRVRGIDVLDGTPLLDIKPYVRQFDHRDEVRSGWVDARRIAEVKVRSFSPKDLREYEESA from the coding sequence ATGGAGACCGCCACCTACCGGATCATCGGGACCATCCGATCGCCGTTCACCGACGGGGACACCACGCCCATCCAGAGCATCTTCTCTGAAGCAGAGGGGACGATCGAGGTCGCTCCCGGGTACGCCGACGGGCTGGAGGGGCTCGATGGGTTCTCCCACATTTACCTTCTCTACCATTTCCACCGGGTAAACGGGTTTTCCCTGCGCCAGCGTCCGTTCGCCGACGGCAGCAGGGAGCGCGGGATCTTTGCCATACGCCACTGCAACCGCCCGAACCCGATCGGGATCTCCCTCGTCGAGGTCATCGCCGTCGAGGGCAGCACCGTCCGGGTTCGCGGGATCGACGTACTGGACGGCACGCCGCTCCTCGACATCAAGCCATACGTCCGCCAGTTCGACCACCGTGACGAGGTCAGGAGCGGCTGGGTCGACGCGCGGCGCATCGCGGAGGTGAAGGTCCGGAGTTTCTCGCCAAAGGATCTCCGGGAGTATGAAGAGTCTGCGTGA
- a CDS encoding mechanosensitive ion channel family protein, translating to MQEIVPVFIGGVALDAFLAFIFTFVVFLFLGNLAYLLLRRALDGRVSRGTAKWAAAILQYGIIVGGIYASARHFLAFDPTAFAASLGILGIVLAFSSRQIIQNAIAGILITINRPVQLEEWVIVSGRPETGPGKVQDISFTTTTLKGLDGGLILTPNSSIITSKVINYSRAGLQEIAIPLTVPVTADLGRVQEIALAAARDHPRILPHVEPAERSAVQSLFDLPYIGRLSSDLPHTGLAIFEPKVQVTSIREEWVRLTVRVWIREIPERDRIVSGYLDAVIGRLKAEDLLEAKKPEMGSAPENPA from the coding sequence ATGCAGGAGATTGTCCCGGTCTTCATCGGGGGGGTTGCCCTTGATGCATTCCTCGCGTTCATCTTCACCTTCGTCGTCTTCCTCTTCCTCGGCAACCTCGCCTACCTCCTCCTCCGGCGGGCGCTCGACGGCCGGGTCTCCCGCGGGACGGCCAAATGGGCGGCGGCCATCCTGCAGTACGGGATCATCGTCGGGGGGATCTACGCGAGCGCCCGGCACTTCCTCGCCTTCGACCCGACGGCCTTCGCGGCATCGCTCGGTATCCTCGGTATCGTGTTAGCCTTCTCGTCGCGCCAGATCATCCAGAACGCCATCGCCGGCATCCTGATCACCATCAACCGTCCGGTCCAGCTCGAGGAGTGGGTGATCGTCAGCGGAAGGCCGGAGACCGGGCCCGGCAAGGTGCAGGACATCTCGTTCACGACGACGACCCTCAAAGGGCTCGACGGCGGTCTGATCCTCACCCCGAACTCGAGTATCATCACCTCAAAGGTGATCAACTACTCCCGCGCCGGGCTCCAGGAGATCGCGATCCCGCTCACCGTCCCGGTCACCGCGGATCTTGGGCGGGTGCAGGAGATCGCCCTCGCGGCAGCCCGCGACCATCCCCGGATCCTGCCCCACGTCGAGCCGGCCGAACGCTCAGCGGTCCAGAGCCTCTTCGACCTCCCCTACATCGGGCGCCTCTCCTCCGATCTCCCCCATACCGGCCTTGCGATCTTCGAGCCGAAGGTACAGGTCACGTCGATCAGGGAGGAGTGGGTCCGGCTGACGGTGCGGGTCTGGATCCGGGAGATCCCCGAGAGGGACCGGATCGTCTCCGGGTATCTCGATGCCGTCATCGGGCGGCTGAAGGCCGAAGACCTCCTTGAAGCAAAGAAACCGGAGATGGGGTCCGCGCCGGAGAACCCGGCGTGA
- a CDS encoding mechanosensitive ion channel family protein, with translation MQTSDPALIGGVPLDAFFAFLLALVVFLFLGNLIYMLLRQALDGRTSPGTAKWAAAILQYAVIIGGVYASARYLLDFDLTAVAASLGILGIIVAVSSTQITQNVLAGILITINRPVQLEEWIVVGEMPSTGLCKVHDISFTTTILQGLDGGLVLMPNSSIIASKVINYSRGGLMEIHVSLSVPVAADLAQVRGIALAAAHDDPRIIRNPDQHGRSAVQDLFDLPYNRRLRSERPDLAYLEPAVHIVSVNDGWIKLTVRAWIKKLPQKDEVTSRYLREVLGRLQAEGIPVKAEAS, from the coding sequence ATGCAGACGAGCGATCCGGCCCTCATCGGCGGGGTGCCCCTTGATGCATTCTTTGCGTTCCTCCTCGCCCTTGTCGTCTTTCTCTTCCTCGGTAACCTCATTTACATGCTTCTCCGGCAGGCACTCGACGGGCGCACCTCCCCGGGAACGGCCAAGTGGGCGGCGGCCATCCTGCAGTACGCCGTCATCATCGGCGGGGTCTACGCGAGCGCGCGCTACCTCCTCGACTTCGATCTCACGGCTGTTGCCGCATCGCTCGGGATCCTCGGCATCATCGTGGCCGTCTCGTCGACCCAGATCACCCAGAACGTCCTTGCCGGCATCCTGATCACGATCAACCGCCCGGTCCAGCTCGAAGAGTGGATCGTCGTCGGGGAGATGCCGTCGACGGGGCTGTGCAAGGTGCATGATATCTCGTTCACGACGACGATCCTCCAGGGGCTCGACGGCGGGCTGGTCCTGATGCCGAACTCGAGCATCATCGCCTCGAAGGTCATCAACTACTCCCGGGGCGGGCTGATGGAGATCCACGTCTCGCTCTCCGTCCCCGTCGCTGCAGACCTCGCGCAGGTGCGCGGGATCGCCCTCGCGGCAGCCCACGACGACCCCCGGATCATCCGCAACCCCGACCAGCACGGACGTTCCGCCGTCCAGGACCTCTTCGACCTCCCCTACAACAGGCGCCTCCGCTCCGAGCGCCCGGACCTTGCGTACCTGGAGCCTGCCGTCCACATCGTCTCGGTCAACGACGGCTGGATCAAGCTGACCGTCCGGGCCTGGATCAAGAAGCTCCCGCAGAAGGACGAGGTCACGTCACGCTACCTCAGAGAGGTTCTCGGCCGCCTGCAGGCCGAGGGGATCCCGGTCAAGGCCGAGGCGTCGTGA